One Ranitomeya variabilis isolate aRanVar5 chromosome 5, aRanVar5.hap1, whole genome shotgun sequence DNA window includes the following coding sequences:
- the SELENOO gene encoding protein adenylyltransferase SelO, mitochondrial yields MRALGPGGCRRLSTCDFCVDARVGCTRMARSLPCCMGVCWARAGVSVPRITGAVSMMKRAVLTSAAASPASSLRALRFDNRALRSLPVEPGDGQDEDAVRSRQVPGVCFSPVRPSPVQEPRVVALSPPALALLGLQLGEEDEEEAAMYFSGNRLLPGSEPAAHCYCGHQFGNFAGQLGDGAAMYLGEVVSPAGQRWELQLKGAGLTPYSRQADGRKVLRSSIREFLCSEAMSHLGIPSTRAASCVTSDSTVVRDIFYDGHPKNEKCTIVLRVAATFLRFGSFEIFKPTDEFTGRSGPSVGRNDIRIQMLDYVIGTFYPDIQQKCPERTQRNAEFFREITKRTARLVAEWQCVGFCHGVLNTDNMSIVGVTIDYGPYGFLDRYDPEHICNGSDNMGRYAYNKQPEICKWNLGKLAEALVPELPVDISQKILEEEYDVEFQRHYLQKMRKKLGLIHVEPDEDSKLISDFLETMNLTGSDFTNTFRVLSKFSGSAGDVDGFVNIITEQCASMEELKVAFKPKMDPRQLAMLLMLAQSNPQLFALIGSKANISQELERIEKYQKLEQTNTEDLMNENKKHWEEWLQKYCVRVKKDQENAAGDTYFAERKAMMNANNPAHILRNYIAQNAIDAAEKGDFTEVRRVLKMLENPYEEDKSFYNVSEASLQEEPLEGAASAVCRPTTVSKVPYNSKPPLWATELCVTUSS; encoded by the exons ATGCGGGCTCTAGGACCCGGCGGCTGCAGGCGGCTTAGTACATGTGACTTCTGTGTTGATGCCCGTGTTGGGTGCACGCGGATGGCCCGTAGCCTGCCCTGCTGCATGGGAGTGTGCTGGGCACGGGCGGGTGTGTCAGTCCCCCGGATCACGGGTGCAGTCAGCATGATGAAGCGGGCCGTGCTCACCTCCGCCGCCGCCTCCCCGGCCTCCAGCCTGCGGGCTCTACGCTTCGATAACCGAGCGCTGCGCAGTCTGCCCGTGGAGCCCGGGGATGGGCAGGACGAGGACGCTGTCCGGTCGCGGCAAGTCCCCGGAGTCTGCTTCTCTCCCGTGCGCCCCAGCCCGGTGCAGGAGCCCAGAGTGGTGGCGCTGTCCCCGCCGGCGCTGGCGCTGCTCGGTCTGCAGCTCGgggaggaggacgaggaagaggcggCCATGTACTTCAGCGGGAACCGCCTGCTGCCGGGCTCCGAGCCCGCCGCCCACTGCTACTGCGGCCACCAGTTCGGGAACTTCGCCGGACAGCTGGGGGACGGGGCGGCCATGTACCTGGGGGAGGTGGTGAGCCCGGCCGGGCAGCGCTGGGAGCTGCAGCTGAAGGGAGCCGGCCTCACCCCGTACTCCAG ACAGGCGGATGGCAGAAAAGTGCTGCGCTCCAGCATCCGAGAGTTCCTGTGCAGCGAGGCCATGTCCCACCTGGGAATACCGAGCACCAGAGCGGCGTCCTGTGTCACCTCCGACTCCACCGTGGTCAGAGACATCTTCTATGACGGCCACCCCAAGAACGAAAAGTGCACAATAGTTTTACGTGTCGCTGCCACATTTCTGAG GTTTGGCTCGTTTGAGATTTTCAAGCCCACCGATGAGTTTACTGGACGCAGTGGTCCGAGTGTCGGCAGGAATGATATTCGGATCCAGATGCTGGATTATGTGATCGGGACGTTTTACCCAGACATACAGCAGAAGTGTCCTGAGAGAACGCAGCGAAACGCGGAGTTCTTCCGAGAG ATAACAAAGCGGACGGCCAGACTGGTTGCTGAATGGCAGTGTGTTGGCTTTTGCCATGGTGTATTAAATACTGATAACATGAGTATTGTAGGAGTCACTATTGACTATGGACCTTATGGTTTCTTGGACAG GTATGACCCTGAGCACATCTGTAATGGCTCCGATAATATGGGACGCTATGCTTACAACAAGCAGCCAGAGATCTGCAAGTGGAATTTAGGGAAACTTGCTGAAGCCTTGGTTCCCGAGTTGCCTGTAGACATTAGTCAGAAAATACTTGAAGAGGAATATGATGTGGAATTCCAAAGACATTACCTGCAAAAAATGAGGAAGAAGCTGGGTCTTATTCATGTCGAGCCTGACGAGGACAGCAAACTAATCTCTGATTTCTTGGAGACCATGAACCTTACAG GATCCGATTTCACAAATACTTTCCGGGTCCTCAGCAAGTTTTCTGGAAGTGCTGGTGATGTAGATGGATTCGTGAATATCATAACTGAACAGTGTGCTAGTATGGAAGAACTGAAAGTTGCTTTTAAACCAAAAATGGATCCAAG GCAACTTGCAATGTTGCTGATGTTGGCACAGAGCAATCCTCAGTTGTTTGCATTAATTGGATCTAAAGCCAACATAAGTCAAGAGCTGGAACGCATAGAAAAATATCAGAAGCTTGAGCAGACTAATACCGAGGACCTAATGAATGAGAATAAGAAGCACTGGGAAGAATGGCTTCAAAAATACTG tGTTCGCGTGAAGAAGGATCAAGAAAATGCTGCTGGTGACACTTATTTTGCAGAGAGGAAGGCGATGATGAATGCAAACAACCCAGCGCATATTCTGAGAAATTACATTGCGCAAAATGCCATAGATGCAGCGGAGAAGGGAGATTTCACTGAG GTTAGGAGAGTGTTGAAGATGTTGGAAAACCCATATGAAGAGGACAAGTCATTTTATAATGTTTCAGAAGCTTCACTGCAAGAAGAGCCACTAGAAGGCGCTGCCTCTGCGGTCTGTAGGCCCACCACAGTGTCAAAGGTCCCCTACAATAGCAAGCCTCCACTTTGGGCTACAGAACTCTGTGTCACCTGATCTTCATAA